AATACCCATATCCAGCCCCTTTTGTCCAATAATAGCCAATGCCACAACCTTTCCTTTGCTGCTGATAATGATTTTATCTCCGGCTTTCAGGTTTTGACATTGCTGCACGGGAATAAAACCCTTGGATTGAGCAGTATTAATAATCTCACGTACACAAGTCCGTTCTGTTTTACCCTTGGTAAGAAAATACTTATACCCTTCGGCAAAATCGAATATTTGCTTGGTTGTTTCTTCATTTACCTGTTGCCAAACATTCTTACGCTTGTATGTAAGGTCTTCTGGTCTTGTATTCATTAACTGTCCTCCTAATTTTTTAGATCTAAACATTTTATTATAACCCTAGTCTTATCATAATAATTTCTTTACACTTCCGTACCTGGCCCGTTAGGGATGTGTTTAAAAAGGAACTGGCTACTAAACTCTGTCAACAGGGGTGGCAACAAATTTTGGTTTTTTATGATAGGACCAACTACCCCTATTAGATAGGAATGATCGATTCCTTGGGCCAAGTGGCCTAAAAATCCACCCGCACCCAGTAAAGCCAATGGAACCTGAAGGGGTATTAAAATAGTAATACTAACCACAATAATGACCATGCCGCTGGTAAATCCCAATAACAATCCGCCAACTTTATCCATCAGACCCAGCGGACTAAATCTTAAAAGGATTTCCAGCATCCAGGCTATCACTCCGGCAATTGTTTTCACTATAATGTATATTGCCACAAAGGCCAGAATTTTTAAAATCCCCTGGGCCAGTATTAAATTTAGTGCTTGTCCTACGGTTTTATTGGGCCCCATTTGACTCAATTGGGCAATAATATCCGTCCAAGGACTGGGTAAGATAACCTGGGAGCTTATTTTTTCTAATAAATCCACAGGTAATTTTAATATTTCAGGGTTGTTAAAGGCCCCCGGTAATTTAACCAGGGGTTTTATCATTTGTGCTATGCCATCTGCCCAACCCCAGTTATCCGCTAACCAAAAGGCAACACTGTTATGATAGGTTACTGCAGCATAAAATGCTATTAATAGAGTAGCTAGTTTAATAAAACTTTTAACCAAGCCTTTTGCCAATCCCTTAAGACTTGCAATTACTAAAATAAAAATAAAAATGTAATCCAGCCAATTAATTCTCTTACACCTCCAAAGTACAATCAAAGAACAAATTCCATTGCAATCTTGGGTTCGCTGTTGTTTTATAAATCTCCTTCTATTCTTTTTATCGCCTTCTAAACTTAAAAATAGGCACTGTTAAAAGGGCTATAATTAATATTAATCCTGCATAGCCAAATAAAGGATATAAAAGACGAACTAGAAAAGAAAAATCAAAATAGGCTAAGGGCAATACAAGCAAGCAAATGGCAATACCAAAAAACCGGTAGCGTCTGCCACCTTCAGGGGCAAAGCGACTGGCAAATCCATGAGCATCTGCAATGGCCGTTGTGAGCATAGCAATCCAGATCAACAATGCAAAGACTGGCCTTAACACTTTACTAACACAAGAGGCCATGTATAACATAGGTACTTCATAATTAAGGATTGCTGGATAAAAGGCTAATCCCGCCAATGTTACCATGGCAAGGGCAACTCCTAGGCCAAGACCCCCAATAACTCCTGCATAAACACCGGTTCTGATTGTTATGGAACGCCCCATTGTTGAGAGAACTGCCACAGGAACAATCATATTACAAGACACATAAAGTACACTGGATAATAACCAGTGACCCCCAACTCCTTTTTGATTAATGTAAGGAATTTCCGCCGGTAACCCATGGCTAGCCAGAGCAAGGCTAGCTATTAAACAAACTGCTGCCAACTTTAACGGAACCAATATTACATTAATTGTTAATAACCCATCCAAACCATGAAAAATTACCACAAAAATTGCCAGGAGTGCCAAAGCAATACCTAGCCATTGAGGTAATCCGAGGTATTCTTGAACCACTGCCCCGGTACCGCTCAACATGATGCCAAGTCCCCCCACTAACATAAATACACTTAAAATATCCATAAACTTTCCTGCCCAGGGTCCCAGTAGATAACAAAGCAGTTCCTGATAATTACCCGAACGCAAACGGACGCTTAGGTGTAAAACTAAGGCCCCTAAATAAGCAAATAATCCCGCAGCTGCAATAACTCCAAGCAACCCTTTATAGCCAAACAAAATAAAAAATTGTAATATTTCTTGTCCCGATGCAAAACCTGCCCCAATTATTGTACCAATATAGGTAGCAACTAAGCTGACTAGTAATCCAAGATTTGCTCTATTAATCATGAATACCCCCCTATAAATACGAATATTATTAAGAGATATGAGAGGCAAGCCCCAGTAACTCCCTAAATAACTATGCTAAAAATCTAAGACCTTGAACCAAAAGATATAAAATGTTAGCTAATAGTTCGTTATTTAATTAATTATTTTAAAATATTACATATTATGGAATAAATAAGATTTAAATTGGAAATAAATATAGTAGGTTGTCTTTTGAAGGGAAGTGATGACATGTCATTGCATATAGATTCTTTTTGCCAGCAAGCAGTGATACCTGCCAAAACAAGAATAAGTATCGAGGATGCCCTTGGTGTGGATATTTTTAGTATGGATCTAGTAAGCCGCTTGAAAAATTACGGTGTAGAAAGCTCCAATGAAGTGGTTATTGTTTGTATTGGCACCGACCGCTCCACCGGGGATTGCCTTGGACCCTTAGTGGGAACCAAAATGACAAGTCAAAGTGACCATGATTTTGTAATCTACGGTACCCTCGATGATCCCGTTCATGCTAGCAATTTAAATGATAAGCTTGATTTTATTACAAAGGTACATCCCAACGCCATTATCATAGCCATTGATGCATGTTTAGGTCATCTAGAAAATGTCGGTTGTATTAACATAGGTGACGGTTCATTATTCCCAGGGGCTGGTGTAAAAAAATCGTTGCCTGCGGTGGGACAAATTCATATTACTGGTGTGGTAAATGTGGGGGGATTTATGGAATATTTGGTTTTGCAAAATACCCGACTTAACCTAGTAATGAGATTGGCAGATTTAATAAAGGATGGTTTAATAAAAACCTCACAGCTTATGAAAACAGAAACCCGAAGTTGCTAAACTTCGGGTTTCTGACTGTAGAAAAACTCCTTATTTGTATTTACTTTGTTAATAATCCCTTTATTAATGACCAGCCAGAAGGGAAATAACTTCATCATCATCAATCTGACAAAAATTTTTATAAAATTGCCCCACAGCGTAAAAGGGCTCTTGGGAAACCAGGCAAATCAAATGGTCCACTTCTTTCTCTAACCTTTCTACTGTATCCGGTGGTGCCACTGGGATAGCTAATGTTATCTTCTTACAACCAGATTTTTGTAAAGACCTTAACGCAGCAATAACAGTGGCCCCTGTGGCAATTCCGTCATCCACAAGAATAGCATGTCTATTACTTAAAACAGCTGGCTCAGATTTACCTTTATAAAGAATCCTCCTTCTCTCAATTTCTTTTACAATTTTTTTAACTATGGGTTCTAACTCTTTTGGGGTTAAATTTAAATCATTAATTAATTTCTCATTATAAATTGCTGTTCCATCCTCAGTTACTGCACCAATGGCAATTTCCGGGTTGTGGGGCAATCCAATTTTTTTAGGAATAATGATGTCCAGAGGTATTTGAAAACGTTGAGCTATTTGAGCACCCACCACCACGCCACCTCTGGGAATTGCCATAACAATACCATTTTCTATTTTTATCTTTTCTAAGGCTACGGCCATTCTTTGTCCGGCATCAATTCTGTTTTCAAACAAACAAAACCCTCCTCATAGATAAGGTGGGTTTTTTAATCATTTCTTATTCAATTTTTTCTAAGGACCTTTGAATAGCTATTTTTTCTTCTTCCGTTAGGCTATAGTCTGAGGTTCCTTTACGAATTGGTTTTGCGTAAAGCCTAGTCTCATCTCTACCATACAAACCCGTTAATATAACACCGTCTCCTCTGCGATCCAGCATGGCAATGGAAAAACTTAAGTCACTACCCATATTCTCAAAGGCATTAAATCGTACCAACCCAATATTATGTATGCTTTGTGCCACTTGTTCCTTTAGGATTGCATACTCATGCATTAATTCATTCTTATTTTTTTCTAAGTTTATTACATCATTGGCATATTGATGGAGTATTTCTTCTAAATCTGCTCCTGATGGTCCCCGGGTAAGAAGTCTGTATTTTTTACTTACTTCTTTAAATCGGTGGTATAGTAAAAGCTGCATTAGCATTAGAACAAATACCACTAGAACTAATCCTAAAATAATATAGGATGAATTGGTACCAATAACTTTATCAATGTTATTCACTTATCTTTACCTACCTTTAAGGCTATGTTTATAATGAGTGATATTAGTATACCTTTGATCCCATGCACTGATGATAAATACTAATTGGCGTCCGAGGTATATTATACCAAATTTTTTTATCAATTCTAGTTAAAATTTAAATTATAGAGGGTGTTTCATTGAAAATATTATTAATTGATGGCTCTTGTGGTTTAAAACTGGATATATTTCTCGGTGCACTACTCCATACAGGTGTCAACGAAAAGACTGTTCATGAGGAGATAAAGAAGTTAAATTTAAATTATCAACTAAAGGTTACTGATGAAAGTTTATCTTTATCTTCAGCCAAACGGGTAGAACTGATGATAGATGAGCCTTCGAACATGACCATTAATTATCTAATTTCCCTCATTGAAACCAGTGGGTTAAAACCAAAGGTAAAAACCTTGGTTTCGGACGTGCTTCTAAGATTATCCTTTACGATGGCCCGGTTAAATAACATTCCCCTAGCACAAGTTTTCATAGAAGCATCCTTAAAAAAATTAATTTTATTAATCGCCATAGCAATAGCTGTTGAAGAATTGGCACCAAAAAAAATCTTTTTAAATTCCCTTTCCCTAGGAAGCGGTATGATAAATCTTGGTGAATCCTATATACCGATTCCTTCCCCAGTCACTGCTGAACTTCTAAAGGGTTTACCAGTAAGCTTTGGCCCAGTGGAAGGTGAATTGGTTGGACCCGTGGAGGCTTCATTGGTCAATACTCTGGTGGATGAATATTCTTTTCCTTCATCTTTTATACCCCATCTCTATGGTTATGGTCTAGGGGATTTAAAATCAAACAACTTCCATGCCCTAAGAGTAATTATTGGTACGAAAGAAGAAAGAATTTTTTTAACAGATGAAATTGCTGTATTGGAAACTAATATCGATGATATGAATCCGGAATTTTACCCTTATATTCAGGATAAATTTTTAAAATCAGGAGCCTTGGATGTATTTCTTACACCTATTATAATGAAAAAAGGTCGCCCAGGCGTAAAATTATCCGTTCTTTGTAAGCCCTTCCAAACAGAAAAATTATGCAATTTACTACTAACAGAAACCAGTTCCCTTGGTGTCCGCATCTGTTACCAAAATAGAAAAATTGCTCACCGTGAGACCAAAAAGGTTGAAACCCGTTTTGGTCTGGTAACAGTAAAAGTAGCCCGTTTAAGAAAGGATGCTCCTATCCTAAGGATTACACCTGAATATGAGGATTGCAAAAGAATTGCCTTGGATCAAGATATACCGATTGGTGAAGTATATAGTGAAACAATGAAAGCATCTGAAATCTTAGTTACAAACAATTTTTAGATAATAAATTATTAATTCCCTTAAAACGTTTGTTCGGTGTTTCGTTAAATATAGGAGGCCTGAAAAACATACTCAGGCCTCTGATCAATAAAGTTATTCTTAAAGGATAATTATACTTCTATGATGCATACGCCAATTAATCCCGGGCCTGCATGAACACCAATAACTGGGCCCACCTGACCGGTATAAGTATTCTCTACATTGGGTAACTGTTTGATTTTATCCAGTAATTCTTTGGCTTCATCACCAGCTCCACCATGCATGACTGCCACTGTTACTTTTTTACTCTCAATTTTTTTACTGGTTATTTCAAAAAGCTTATGTAAAGATTTTTTTCTTCCCCTAACCTTATCAAAGGTATAATATTTACCTTCTTCGTTAATAGATATAATTGGTTTTATTTGCATGATCTCTCCAATGGTACCTGCAACATAACCAATACGCCCGCCCTTTCTTAAATAATCCAAGGTCCCTACCACGAAGTATATTTCTGTTTTACTCATAATATCTTTAGCTTTCTTCACAGCAACATCAAAATTCATAGTTTCCTTGATTGATTTCGCTGCTTCTAGCACGGGAATTCCTAACCCCAAGGATAATGCCTTTGAGTCAATTACTTCAATTACCATGTTTTTAAAATCCCGCGCTATGGTCCTTACAGCATTATAGGTACCACTTAATCCACTGGAGATGTGTATGGAAATAACATGTGTAAACCCTTCTTTTTCAAGCTTTTTAAATAAGTTAATAATATTAGCAGGTGAGGGCAAAGATGTTGAAGGTACTTCCCCTGGCATTCGATCATAAATCTCCTTGGGGCTTATATCAACTCTATCTAGATATTCCTCTTCATCAGAATAAATTACATTCAAAGGCAAAACATGAATATTATATTTATGTATTAACTCTTTATCTAAATCACAGGTACTGTCTGTAACCACAGCAACTTTCTCATTCATTTGAAACCACCCTTATTTTATGTCTTATCCACCTGACATTATACCACTATGATGGTAAAATCATCTTATAAATATTTAAATTTTCGTTTTATCCTGTAAAACCTACCCTAATTCATCACATTAATAAATTTGGTATATCTGATCTGACCGCTATAGACCAATATTAAGGTTTGCCCACAACCAGGTAAAAAATAATGCCATCAGAATGGCCGGTAATAAATTACCAACCTTTACCGGTTTAATACCCAATATGTTACTTGCAATACCAACAATCAACAACCCTCCTGTGGCCGTCATTTCGTTAATCATAGAAGGAGTAAGAAACTCCTTGATACCACTGGCAGCCAAGGTTATGGCCCCTTGATAAATAAATACGGGTATAGCAGAAAATACTACACCAAACCCCATTGTCGTGGTAAACACAACAGCAGTTGTACCATCCAAGAGTGATTTAGCATATAGTGTTGTGGCATTGCCGGTAATTCCATCTTCCAATGCACCCATAATTCCCATTGCCCCAACACAATAAATCAAACTGGTGGTTACAAAGGCCTTTGCCACTTCACCCTGACCGTTACCGCCAACCCTAGACTCTAAATATGTACCGGTTCTGGCTAACCATCCTTCAATATTTAATAATTCTCCCATGATACCGCCTAACACTAAACTTAATATAACAATTAACTCATTCTCGGTTTTTAAAGCCATTTTAAAACCAATTAATGCTACTGCCAAACCTATACCACTCATGACTGTATTGTTTATGGATTCACTGATTCCTTTTCGAAACATTAAACCTAGGGCTGTTCCGGCAATTATTGCCGCAGCATTTACAATTGTTCCCGTCATAATATTCCTCCGTACTCCTATGTTTCACGTGAAACAATCTACGACTAATTAATGAATGGCTTAATGTTTCACGTGAAACATTAAGCCATTAACTTATCATCATTAATAAGTAACTCTAATAACCTAGTTAAATCTGCATCATTATAATAATTTATTTCAATCCTGCCACCATGCTTGGTTGTTTTAATTTGAACCTTTGTACCTAAAGTGCTTCTAAGTTGATCTTCTATATCCATTATTTGTGGATCTTTTGGTTTATCTTTCTTTGGTTCTTCCTTGGTAACTTCCTTTTCGAGGATGCTTTTAATCAACTCCTCCACTTGTCGTACTGATAACTGTCTCTTTATAATTAATTCGCAGAGTTCAATTTGTTTGTTTTTTGAATCTAAAACCAAAAGAGGTCTGGCATGTCCAACCGATATTTCTCCATTACTTAATTTAACCTTTATTTCATTGGGTAAAGAGAGTAATCGAACCATATTAGTTATTTGAGGTCTACTTTTTCCAACTCTTTGTGAGACTTGATCCTGTGTGAGTTGAAATTCATCCATAAGCCTCCGGTAAGCCGTTGCCTCTTCTAGGGGATTTAAATTCTCCCGTTGCAAGTTTTCAATAAGAGCAATGGCTGCTGACTGTAATTCACCGTATTCACGAATGACAGCTGGTATATGTTCCATGCCCAACTGTTGACAAGCACGCCATCTCCGTTCCCCTGCAATTAACTCATAGCCACCGCCGGGCTGAGTTCTTACTACCACAGGCTGAACCACACCATACTCCTTAATAGAATCTACTAATTCCTGTAATTTATCTGGATCGATTCGTAGCCTTGGCTGCTTTGGATTTGGTTTAATATCGGATACCTTAATTTCTTTTAATACCCCTTTGTCACTTTCAAATTCATTTGAAGTATCGTGTACAGTCGGTGTGATTGGTGTAATTGGCATCAGAGCCTGTAGACCTTTTCCTAATCCTCTTTTTTTACTCAATACCCATCACTTCCTTGGCTAGTTCTTGGTAAGCTTCGGAGCCCTTTGATTTAGGATCATATAGGACTACCGGCATGCCATGACTTGGAGCTTCACTTAAACGAACATTTCTTGGAATAATATTTTGAAAGACCTTTGTTCCAAAAACTTTTTTAACTTCATCCACAACTTGTATAGATAAGTTTAATCTTGCATCAAACATCGTTAATAAAACACCTTCTATTTCTAAAGAAGGATTTAGATGTTTTTTTACCAATTGAACTGTGTTCATTAATTGCCCGACACCTTCTAAGGCATAAAATTCACATTGAATCGGTATTAATAATGAGTCAGATGCTGCTAAGGCATTTAAGGTTAAAAGTCCCAAAGAAGGTGGACAATCAATAATAATATAATTGTATTTTTCTTTTAAGGGACTGAGGGCCCTTTTTAAAATTTGTTCTCTGGCCATGAGTGATACCATCTCTACCTCTGCACCGGCCAGTTGAATGGTGGATGGCAGTACGTCTAAATACTTAATGCCCGTGTGGATGATTGCCTCTTTGGCAGTCATATCATTAATTAAAACATCGTAAACACAACGCTCTAATCGTGTTTTGTCAATTCCCAAGCCACTACTGGCATTACCCTGGGGGTCAATATCAACCAGTAGGACAGGTTGACCCATCAGGGAGAGGCTGGCCCCCAAATTTACTGCTGTTGTGGTTTTGGCCACGCCTCCCTTTTGGTTGGCAGTAGCAATGATCTTCCCCAATTGTGCACCCCCAATGATTTAATCTATATCCCTATTCAAC
This genomic interval from Desulforamulus reducens MI-1 contains the following:
- a CDS encoding CvpA family protein encodes the protein MIVLWRCKRINWLDYIFIFILVIASLKGLAKGLVKSFIKLATLLIAFYAAVTYHNSVAFWLADNWGWADGIAQMIKPLVKLPGAFNNPEILKLPVDLLEKISSQVILPSPWTDIIAQLSQMGPNKTVGQALNLILAQGILKILAFVAIYIIVKTIAGVIAWMLEILLRFSPLGLMDKVGGLLLGFTSGMVIIVVSITILIPLQVPLALLGAGGFLGHLAQGIDHSYLIGVVGPIIKNQNLLPPLLTEFSSQFLFKHIPNGPGTEV
- the yyaC gene encoding spore protease YyaC, which codes for MSLHIDSFCQQAVIPAKTRISIEDALGVDIFSMDLVSRLKNYGVESSNEVVIVCIGTDRSTGDCLGPLVGTKMTSQSDHDFVIYGTLDDPVHASNLNDKLDFITKVHPNAIIIAIDACLGHLENVGCINIGDGSLFPGAGVKKSLPAVGQIHITGVVNVGGFMEYLVLQNTRLNLVMRLADLIKDGLIKTSQLMKTETRSC
- a CDS encoding phosphoribosyltransferase → MFENRIDAGQRMAVALEKIKIENGIVMAIPRGGVVVGAQIAQRFQIPLDIIIPKKIGLPHNPEIAIGAVTEDGTAIYNEKLINDLNLTPKELEPIVKKIVKEIERRRILYKGKSEPAVLSNRHAILVDDGIATGATVIAALRSLQKSGCKKITLAIPVAPPDTVERLEKEVDHLICLVSQEPFYAVGQFYKNFCQIDDDEVISLLAGH
- a CDS encoding DUF4446 family protein codes for the protein MNNIDKVIGTNSSYIILGLVLVVFVLMLMQLLLYHRFKEVSKKYRLLTRGPSGADLEEILHQYANDVINLEKNKNELMHEYAILKEQVAQSIHNIGLVRFNAFENMGSDLSFSIAMLDRRGDGVILTGLYGRDETRLYAKPIRKGTSDYSLTEEEKIAIQRSLEKIE
- a CDS encoding LarC family nickel insertion protein encodes the protein MKILLIDGSCGLKLDIFLGALLHTGVNEKTVHEEIKKLNLNYQLKVTDESLSLSSAKRVELMIDEPSNMTINYLISLIETSGLKPKVKTLVSDVLLRLSFTMARLNNIPLAQVFIEASLKKLILLIAIAIAVEELAPKKIFLNSLSLGSGMINLGESYIPIPSPVTAELLKGLPVSFGPVEGELVGPVEASLVNTLVDEYSFPSSFIPHLYGYGLGDLKSNNFHALRVIIGTKEERIFLTDEIAVLETNIDDMNPEFYPYIQDKFLKSGALDVFLTPIIMKKGRPGVKLSVLCKPFQTEKLCNLLLTETSSLGVRICYQNRKIAHRETKKVETRFGLVTVKVARLRKDAPILRITPEYEDCKRIALDQDIPIGEVYSETMKASEILVTNNF
- a CDS encoding DegV family protein encodes the protein MNEKVAVVTDSTCDLDKELIHKYNIHVLPLNVIYSDEEEYLDRVDISPKEIYDRMPGEVPSTSLPSPANIINLFKKLEKEGFTHVISIHISSGLSGTYNAVRTIARDFKNMVIEVIDSKALSLGLGIPVLEAAKSIKETMNFDVAVKKAKDIMSKTEIYFVVGTLDYLRKGGRIGYVAGTIGEIMQIKPIISINEEGKYYTFDKVRGRKKSLHKLFEITSKKIESKKVTVAVMHGGAGDEAKELLDKIKQLPNVENTYTGQVGPVIGVHAGPGLIGVCIIEV
- a CDS encoding DUF554 domain-containing protein, encoding MTGTIVNAAAIIAGTALGLMFRKGISESINNTVMSGIGLAVALIGFKMALKTENELIVILSLVLGGIMGELLNIEGWLARTGTYLESRVGGNGQGEVAKAFVTTSLIYCVGAMGIMGALEDGITGNATTLYAKSLLDGTTAVVFTTTMGFGVVFSAIPVFIYQGAITLAASGIKEFLTPSMINEMTATGGLLIVGIASNILGIKPVKVGNLLPAILMALFFTWLWANLNIGL
- a CDS encoding ParB/RepB/Spo0J family partition protein — its product is MSKKRGLGKGLQALMPITPITPTVHDTSNEFESDKGVLKEIKVSDIKPNPKQPRLRIDPDKLQELVDSIKEYGVVQPVVVRTQPGGGYELIAGERRWRACQQLGMEHIPAVIREYGELQSAAIALIENLQRENLNPLEEATAYRRLMDEFQLTQDQVSQRVGKSRPQITNMVRLLSLPNEIKVKLSNGEISVGHARPLLVLDSKNKQIELCELIIKRQLSVRQVEELIKSILEKEVTKEEPKKDKPKDPQIMDIEDQLRSTLGTKVQIKTTKHGGRIEINYYNDADLTRLLELLINDDKLMA
- a CDS encoding ParA family protein, translating into MGKIIATANQKGGVAKTTTAVNLGASLSLMGQPVLLVDIDPQGNASSGLGIDKTRLERCVYDVLINDMTAKEAIIHTGIKYLDVLPSTIQLAGAEVEMVSLMAREQILKRALSPLKEKYNYIIIDCPPSLGLLTLNALAASDSLLIPIQCEFYALEGVGQLMNTVQLVKKHLNPSLEIEGVLLTMFDARLNLSIQVVDEVKKVFGTKVFQNIIPRNVRLSEAPSHGMPVVLYDPKSKGSEAYQELAKEVMGIE